From Vitis vinifera cultivar Pinot Noir 40024 chromosome 14, ASM3070453v1, a single genomic window includes:
- the LOC100261224 gene encoding glycerol-3-phosphate dehydrogenase [NAD(+)], with amino-acid sequence MAPAFEDETASETNFSDVEQLHKSKVTVVGSGNWGSVAAKLIASNTLKLSSFHDEVRMWVYEEILPSGEKLSEVINQNNENVKYLPGIKLGKNVVADPDLEHAVKDATMLVFVTPHQFMEGICKRLVGKIRGDAEAISLIKGMEVKMEGPCMISTLITDLLGINCCVLMGANIANEIAVEKFSEATVGYRENRDIAERWVRLFSTPYFMVSAVQDVEGVELCGTLKNVVAIAAGFVDGLEMGNNTKAAIMRIGLREMKAFSKLLFSSVRDSTFFESCGIADLITTCLGGRNRKVAEAFARNGGKRSFDELEAEMLQGQKLQGVSTAREVYEVLSHRGWLELFPLFTAVHEISTGRLPPSAIVEYSEHTPRLNVLEGSAQYC; translated from the exons ATGGCTCCAGCTTTTGAAGATGAAACCGCATCAGAGACCAACTTCTCAGATGTTGAGCAGCTTCATAAATCTAAGGTCACCGTGGTGGGTAGTGGAAATTGGGGCAGTGTGGCTGCAAAGCTCATTGCCTCCAATACTCTCAAGCTTAGCTCATTCCATG ATGAAGTGAGGATGTGGGTGTACGAGGAGATATTACCAAGCGGTGAGAAACTCTCAGAAGTCATCAACCAAAACAAT GAAAATGTTAAATACCTTCCTGGTATAAAGCTTGGCAAAAATGTTGTTGCGGACCCAGACCTTGAACACGCAG TGAAGGATGCAACCATGTTGGTGTTTGTGACCCCACACCAATTCATGGAGGGTATATGCAAGAGGCTTGTTGGGAAGATAAGGGGAGATGCGGAGGCTATTTCCCTCATCAAAGGAATGGAGGTCAAAATGGAAGGCCCATGCATGATCTCCACTCTCATTACTGACTTGCTAGGAATCAATTGTTGTGTTCTAATGGGTGCCAACATTGCTAATGAG ATCGCTGTGGAGAAGTTTAGTGAAGCAACAGTTGGATACAGAGAGAACAGAGATATTGCAGAGAGATGGGTTCGACTGTTTAGTACTCCATATTTCATGGTTTCAGCT GTCCAGGATGTGGAAGGCGTTGAACTATGTGGAACCCTGAAGAATGTTGTGGCCATTGCAGcag GTTTTGTGGATGGGTTGGAGATGGGAAATAACACCAAG GCTGCGATTATGAGAATTGGTCTAAGGGAGATGAAGGCTTTCTCCAAGTTGCTGTTCTCATCTGTTAGAGACAGTACCTTCTTTGAGAGCTGTGGCATAGCTGATCTCATCACTACATGCT TGGGAGGAAGAAACAGGAAAGTTGCAGAGGCTTTTGCAAGGAATGGAGGGAAAAG GTCTTTTGATGAGCTTGAAGCAGAGATGTTGCAAGGTCAGAAGCTACAG GGTGTTTCGACAGCAAGAGAGGTTTATGAGGTTTTAAGTCACCGTGGATGGCTCGAACTATTCCCGCTTTTCACTGCAGTGCATGAAATCAGCACAGGGCGTCTTCCACCCTCGGCTATAGTTGAATATAGTGAGCACACACCCAGACTCAACGTGTTGGAAGGCTCTGCTCAGTACTGTTGA
- the LOC100259513 gene encoding uncharacterized protein LOC100259513 translates to MGGVTSSMAAKFAFFPPNPPSYKLIRDDLTGLLLLSPFPHRENVEVLKLPTRRGTEIVAVYVRHPMATSTLLYSHGNAADLGQMYELFIELSIHLRVNLMGYDYSGYGQSSGKPSEQNTYADIEAVYKCLEESYGAKQEDIILYGQSVGSGPTLDLAARLPQLRAVVLHSPILSGLRVMYPVKRTYWFDIYKNIDKIPLVNCPVLIIHGTSDEVVDCSHGKQLWELCKEKYEPLWLKGGNHCDLELYPEYIRHLKKFVSTVEKSPSQRNSSRRSTDQFEQSRRSTDVFEVSRKSTDRREKPRQSTDRLEKQKNLSNNADKLEKLRMSFDQMERSRRSVDCHEKSRKSIDHQLERARKSVDRLERIRTG, encoded by the exons ATGGGTGGAGTTACTTCATCCATGGCTGCCAAGTTCGCCTTCTTTCCACCCAACCCACCATCTTACAAGCTCATCAGGGACGACCTCACTGGGCTGTTGCTTCTCAGTCCCTTCCCGCACCGTGAAAACGTGGAGGTGCTCAAATTGCCCACTCGTCGGGGCACCGAGATTGTGGCGGTGTATGTTCGGCACCCCATGGCGACCTCAACCCTTCTCTACTCTCATGGCAACGCCGCCGATCTGGGCCAGATGTATGAGCTCTTCATCGAATTGAGCATCCACTTGAGAGTTAATCTCATGGG GTACGATTATTCTGGGTACGGGCAATCATCTGGGAAG CCAAGTGAGCAGAATACATATGCAGATATTGAAGCTGTATACAAGTGTCTTGAAGAGAGTTATGGTGCAAAGCAGGAAGATATCATCCTTTATGGCCAATCTGTTGGGAGCGGCCCAACACTGGATCTTGCTGCTAGGCTGCCTCAGTTAAGAGCTGTTGTTTTGCATAGTCCTATACTTTCAGGTTTAAGAGTTATGTATCCTGTAAAGCGAACATACTGGTTTGACATTTATAAG AACATTGACAAAATTCCACTGGTTAATTGTCCTGTGCTCATCATTCAT GGAACTTCAGATGAAGTAGTTGATTGTTCCCATGGCAAGCAACTCTGGGAACTGTGTAAAGAGAAGTATGAACCTCTATGGCTTAAAGGAGGGAACCACTGTGATTTAGAGCTCTATCCTGAGTATATCAGGCATCTCAAGAAATTTGTATCAACTGTGGAGAAATCGCCTTCCCAGAGGAACAGTTCTAGGAGAAGCACAGATCAGTTTGAGCAGTCTCGGAGGAGTACTGATGTTTTCGAGGTTTCAAGGAAAAGCACCGACCGGAGAGAGAAACCAAGGCAGAGCACTGACAGGCttgaaaaacagaaaaaccTGTCCAATAATGCTGATAAGCTAGAAAAGTTAAGAATGTCTTTTGACCAAATGGAAAGGTCTCGGAGAAGTGTTGATTGCCATGAGAAGTCCCGGAAAAGCATTGACCACCAACTGGAAAGAGCTCGGAAGAGTGTGGACCGATTGGAACGAATACGAACTGGGTAA
- the LOC100266431 gene encoding protein terminal ear1, with product MKEAGEVAKFQKNLDPQAQEFRPRNPSSNNQIGTPFQPHICYAYPFSYVSTPVMSQPSLAAGTPLPPAAPGPTRVVLLSCVPTDVSEAAVRMEMEGFGEVGAVEMERLRDGIVIVHFYDLRHAEEAVMEIQEQYMQQQSRLRRFYEYDAMLFGHLGLERQSLVVPVAFPARGLIAGRAVWAQFSAPESTTPTPDGHNQGTLVISNLDSKLSESKLKEIVQNFGHVKEFREMTPKQQKWFVEFFDTRDAARAFSELDGKEIYDKKLIIKFSCSGGYGRIKSSTAAATATTSYNDINSRKIIHSRTALCSPHVTGGILQSCRSSSVAPSASVHLSQALLPTKRPTFRTENSSRKGIGRSNCGSIAPISSLSLGEDGSECTKSSGKFLRKVNYSHQKVPTVKQPRKRGQKNPDSHFLINVDAIAESNSRDTRTTVMIKNIPNKYSQKLLLNMLDNHCILSNEKITGDDEPLSSYDFVYLPIDFHNKCNVGYGFVNLTSPQAAWRLYKAFHLQQWEVFNSRKICEVTYARLQGLEALKQHFKNSKFACMVDDYLPVMFSPPRDGKQMSEPVPVVGCSISGISHGRHEEKVDGEMVEEVNGDNGDCSSNPSSKHDDE from the exons TTCCTATGTATCTACTCCGGTCATGTCGCAGCCTAGTCTCGCCGCCGGAACCCCGCTGCCTCCGGCGGCTCCGGGGCCCACCAGGGTGGTGCTACTGAGTTGTGTGCCGACCGATGTGAGTGAAGCGGCGGTGAGGATGGAGATGGAGGGGTTTGGAGAGGTGGGGGCTGTTGAGATGGAGAGGTTGAGAGATGGAATCGTGATCGTTCATTTCTATGACTTGAGGCATGCGGAGGAAGCGGTGATGGAGATTCAAGAGCAGTACATGCAGCAGCAGAGCAGGTTGAGGAGGTTTTATGAATACGACGCCATGTTGTTTGGCCATCTGGGGTTGGAGAGGCAGAGCTTAGTTGTTCCGGTTGCTTTTCCAGCACGTGGACTCATCGCCGGCAGGGCTGTCTGGGCTCAGTTCTCGGCGCCGGAGTCCACCACCCCCACTCCTGATGGGCATAATCAGGGGACACTTGTCATTTCCAACTTGGATTCTAAGCTCTCTGAAAGCAAGCTCAAGGAAATCGTCCAAAACTTTG GGCATGTGAAGGAATTCAGAGAAATGACACCCAAACAGCAGAAGTGGTTTGTAGAGTTCTTTGATACCAGAGACGCTGCTAGAGCTTTTTCAGAGCTGGATGGAAAGGAAATTTATGACAAAAAACTTATAATTAAATTCAGCTGCTCAGGTGGCTATGGCAGAATAAAGTCCAGTACTGCAGCTGCGACGGCCACCACCAGTTACAATGACATTAACTcaagaaaaattattcattCAAGAACAGCCCTATGCTCGCCACATGTTACTGGAGGTATATTACAAAGTTGTCGCTCAAGCTCAGTTGCTCCTTCTGCTTCAGTACACCTTTCTCAAGCCTTACTGCCTACAAAAAGACCCACCTTCAGGACAGAGAACAGTAGTAGGAAGGGCATTGGAAGGTCAAATTGTGGATCAATAGCTCCAATTTCCTCATTGTCCTTGGGTGAAGATGGGAGTGAATGTACCAAATCCAGTGGGAAATTCTTGAGAAAAGTGAATTACAGCCATCAAAAGGTACCCACAGTCAAGCAACCCAGGAAGAGGGGGCAAAAGAACCCGGATTCTCACTTTTTGATCAATGTTGATGCTATAGCTGAGTCCAATTCGAGAGACACCCGGACCACTGTGATGATCAAGAACATACCCAACAAGTACAG TCAGAAACTGCTTTTGAATATGCTAGACAATCACTGCATCCTCTCTAATGAGAAGATTACAGGAGATGATGAGCCCTTGTCTTCCTACGACTTCGTCTATCTTCCTATTGATTTCCA TAACAAATGCAATGTGGGATATGGATTTGTGAATCTTACGTCTCCCCAAGCTGCATGGAGACTCTATAAGGCTTTCCATTTGCAACAGTGGGAGGTCTTTAACTCCAGAAAAATTTGTGAAGTCACTTATGCTCGCTTGCAG GGTTTGGAAGCTCTGAAGCAGCACTTCAAGAACTCAAAATTTGCATGCATGGTGGACGACTACCTTCCAGTCATGTTTTCTCCACCCCGAGACGGCAAGCAAATGTCCGAGCCAGTGCCTGTGGTTGGCTGCTCCATCTCTGGCATCAGCCATGGAAGACATGAGGAGAAGGTTGATGGGGAAATGGTTGAGGAAGTTAATGGTGATAATGGTGATTGTAGCTCAAATCCCAGCAGCAAACATGATGATGAATAG